A genomic region of Kribbella sp. NBC_00382 contains the following coding sequences:
- a CDS encoding TIGR03564 family F420-dependent LLM class oxidoreductase, producing the protein MRIGLAVGEVRGPASLDDVVQQVRDAAGGFSTAWISQALGLDALTALAVAGREVGGIELGSAVIPVPQRHPLALASQALTVQAATGNRLSLGIGAGIAAMTAGMYGLPADRPAQRTREYLQVISPLLRGEAVDFAGETLRAVGAVQQPPPLPSLTPAAPQVLVAALGPAMLRVAGELADGVVTWMTGPRTLAEHIVPSAQKAAAQARRSAPRVVAGLAVCVTDDADEVRTRFGAQFAMAGQVPEYRAMLDREGVTSPAELLITGSEAEVARAITRLASTGITDLMLAPFGTPEEQNRTTASLGA; encoded by the coding sequence ATGCGGATTGGCCTGGCGGTCGGCGAGGTACGCGGTCCGGCGTCACTCGATGACGTCGTTCAGCAGGTACGGGATGCGGCCGGCGGTTTCTCGACCGCCTGGATCTCACAAGCTTTGGGCCTCGACGCGCTGACCGCGCTCGCGGTAGCCGGCCGCGAGGTCGGTGGGATCGAGCTCGGGTCCGCGGTCATCCCGGTCCCCCAACGCCATCCGCTGGCTCTGGCCAGTCAGGCGCTGACCGTCCAGGCGGCAACGGGCAACCGCCTCAGCCTCGGCATCGGCGCTGGTATCGCGGCGATGACTGCCGGGATGTACGGCCTACCGGCGGATCGCCCCGCTCAGCGGACGCGCGAATATCTACAGGTAATAAGCCCCCTGCTGCGCGGCGAGGCCGTCGACTTCGCCGGCGAGACGCTGAGAGCAGTCGGCGCGGTGCAGCAGCCGCCGCCGCTCCCCTCCCTGACGCCGGCCGCACCCCAGGTGCTGGTAGCTGCCTTGGGGCCCGCGATGTTGCGGGTGGCGGGAGAACTTGCGGACGGGGTGGTGACCTGGATGACCGGGCCCCGGACGTTGGCTGAGCACATCGTGCCGTCGGCGCAGAAGGCAGCCGCCCAGGCGAGGCGGAGCGCGCCGCGGGTGGTCGCCGGGCTGGCGGTTTGCGTGACTGATGACGCGGACGAGGTGCGGACTCGGTTCGGCGCGCAGTTCGCGATGGCGGGTCAGGTTCCGGAGTACCGGGCGATGCTCGACCGGGAAGGCGTCACCTCACCGGCGGAGTTGCTGATCACCGGCTCCGAAGCCGAGGTCGCTCGGGCGATCACCCGACTCGCTTCCACCGGGATCACCGACCTGATGCTCGCGCCGTTCGGCACGCCGGAAGAGCAGAACCGGACGACGGCTAGCCTGGGGGCATGA
- a CDS encoding class I SAM-dependent methyltransferase: protein MDNVITVDDRLSARQADSLIAQGNQLVWQGDFQHAKQLLTALKRPRKALNFQQYRNHQADQARRLNSLLIAMDDQYVIPLRRAPEVAQACREAYGASDGPRLIPLRELLGVIGAHQLRHKGIEIPALNDRIHPHYGVFAPTRAEYVELAAAQQLPKATIAFDIGTGTGVLAALLAGRGARVIATDTSSRAIACARDNLRRIGLADRVELLHHDLFPPGRADLVVCNPPWIPARPITELDHAVYDENGQMLQAWLDGLAEHLTPDGEGWLILSDLAEHLGLRTRAEFLSKITRAGLRVAGCDSVVPGHRKANDSRDPLHWARAKEVTSLWRLKVS from the coding sequence ATGGACAACGTCATCACCGTGGACGATCGACTGTCCGCGCGGCAGGCAGACAGCCTGATCGCCCAAGGCAACCAACTCGTCTGGCAAGGCGACTTCCAGCACGCCAAACAGTTGCTCACCGCCCTCAAACGACCCAGGAAGGCGCTGAACTTCCAGCAGTACCGCAATCACCAGGCCGACCAGGCCCGCCGCCTCAATTCGTTGCTGATAGCAATGGATGACCAGTACGTCATCCCGCTCCGCCGCGCACCGGAGGTCGCGCAAGCCTGTCGCGAGGCCTATGGCGCGAGCGACGGCCCTCGACTCATCCCGTTGCGCGAACTACTCGGCGTCATCGGCGCGCATCAACTCCGCCACAAAGGCATCGAGATCCCGGCGCTGAACGACCGGATCCATCCGCACTACGGCGTTTTCGCGCCGACCAGAGCCGAGTACGTCGAACTCGCAGCGGCTCAGCAGTTGCCTAAAGCAACCATTGCCTTCGACATCGGTACCGGCACCGGAGTGCTCGCCGCACTGCTCGCCGGACGTGGGGCGCGGGTGATCGCGACGGACACGAGCAGCCGGGCGATCGCGTGCGCCCGCGACAACCTCCGGCGGATCGGGCTGGCGGATCGGGTCGAACTGCTCCACCACGACCTCTTCCCGCCAGGCCGGGCGGATCTCGTCGTCTGCAATCCGCCTTGGATCCCGGCCCGCCCGATCACCGAGCTCGACCATGCCGTCTACGACGAGAACGGGCAGATGCTGCAGGCCTGGCTCGACGGGCTGGCCGAACACCTCACGCCGGACGGGGAGGGCTGGCTCATCCTGTCCGACTTGGCCGAGCATCTGGGGCTGCGAACCCGGGCCGAGTTCCTCAGCAAGATCACGCGAGCCGGGCTCAGGGTGGCCGGGTGCGATTCCGTAGTACCGGGGCATCGAAAGGCCAACGACAGCAGGGATCCGCTGCACTGGGCCCGGGCGAAGGAGGTGACCTCGCTCTGGCGGCTGAAGGTCAGCTGA
- a CDS encoding winged helix-turn-helix transcriptional regulator, which produces MISSEGPSVTVICSTGVHDKHDVYAIQCPCRDVLDLLANKWAALAIGALEDGPVRFGELQRRLQGISPKVLTNTLRRLEDSGFIDREIYAEVPLRVEYSLTALGHSVSTPLAGLRTWVEAHLHEIS; this is translated from the coding sequence GTGATCAGCTCAGAAGGGCCTTCCGTGACCGTCATCTGCTCGACCGGAGTGCACGACAAGCACGATGTGTACGCGATCCAGTGCCCGTGCCGCGACGTCCTCGACCTGCTCGCGAACAAGTGGGCCGCCCTCGCGATCGGCGCGCTGGAGGACGGCCCGGTCCGGTTCGGCGAGCTCCAGCGCCGGCTGCAGGGCATCAGTCCGAAGGTGCTGACCAATACCCTGCGCCGGCTCGAGGACAGCGGCTTCATCGACCGCGAGATCTACGCCGAGGTCCCGCTCCGCGTCGAGTACTCGCTGACCGCCCTCGGCCACAGCGTCTCGACCCCACTAGCGGGCCTCCGCACCTGGGTCGAAGCCCACCTCCACGAGATCAGCTGA
- a CDS encoding NADP-dependent oxidoreductase, translating to MKAITQNKLGGPEVLHVAEVERPQPLPTEVLVRVHAAGVNPVDYKTREGGGMQGVLGEPPFILGWDVSGVVEEIGFGVHTLEVGDEVYGMPWFPRAASAYAEYVTAPSRQFAKKPANLSHAEAAALPLAGLTAWQILTAAAELQQGQRVLIHAAGGGVGHLAVQFAKNLGAYVIGTASKAKHDWLLSLGADEVIDYQTTDVESATSGLDLVVDLVGSETTLDQSIKVLKPGGLLVAVPSGTSPELLAKAAAAGVRVRPFLVEPDGYALGEIAVLVEHGEVQVEVEETFPLAEAGEAHRRMASGRTQGKLVLDVHNDRK from the coding sequence ATGAAAGCCATCACACAGAACAAGCTGGGCGGACCCGAGGTCCTGCACGTCGCCGAGGTTGAGCGACCCCAACCACTACCGACCGAGGTCCTGGTCCGCGTGCACGCGGCCGGCGTGAACCCGGTCGACTACAAGACCCGCGAGGGCGGCGGCATGCAGGGCGTGCTCGGTGAGCCGCCGTTCATCCTCGGCTGGGACGTGTCCGGCGTGGTCGAGGAGATTGGGTTCGGCGTGCACACGCTCGAGGTCGGCGATGAGGTCTACGGGATGCCGTGGTTTCCACGGGCCGCTTCCGCGTACGCCGAGTACGTCACCGCGCCGTCTCGGCAGTTCGCGAAGAAGCCTGCCAACTTGAGTCATGCCGAGGCGGCGGCGCTTCCGCTGGCCGGGCTGACGGCTTGGCAGATCCTGACGGCTGCGGCTGAGCTTCAGCAAGGGCAGCGGGTGCTGATCCATGCGGCGGGTGGCGGGGTCGGGCATCTTGCGGTTCAGTTCGCGAAGAACCTTGGCGCCTACGTGATTGGGACGGCGAGCAAGGCCAAGCACGATTGGCTGCTGTCGCTGGGGGCGGATGAGGTCATCGATTACCAGACGACCGACGTCGAGTCGGCGACGAGTGGGCTGGATCTGGTAGTGGATCTGGTCGGTAGCGAGACGACGCTCGACCAGTCGATCAAGGTGCTCAAGCCGGGTGGGCTGCTGGTCGCAGTACCGTCCGGTACTTCACCTGAGCTGCTCGCCAAGGCTGCGGCGGCCGGTGTCCGGGTGCGGCCGTTCCTGGTCGAGCCGGACGGGTACGCGCTCGGGGAGATCGCGGTGCTGGTGGAGCACGGCGAGGTACAGGTGGAGGTCGAGGAGACCTTCCCGCTGGCCGAGGCGGGCGAGGCTCACCGCCGGATGGCGAGCGGTAGGACGCAGGGCAAGCTCGTGCTGGACGTGCACAACGACAGGAAGTAG
- a CDS encoding LysR family transcriptional regulator, with protein MPDDLEIRMLRYFVVVAEELHFSRAAQRLFIAQQALSRDIRRLEDRLGARLFDRTTRRVELTPSGQKLLARARELISLHDLTVHELRGFAPSMTVDVVGPGLTPTLVLAAARGIAPELEFFVRFHTGTEAAVPLVQADRLDVTFGRHPGPAEGLRQRVVRYEPLAVLLPESNPLAARAEISLQDLQGTGLCYRAGNHATPAWDHAILQLLAPWGVDRTLAHPHVEGGADELAQHIRDRNSPILTMSTQPPVPGAVLRPVVDPVILYPWSMIWRADLAHPALDALNAAIDQLATDDWLAVPENAWLPEPEGRGHNDRR; from the coding sequence GTGCCCGATGACCTGGAGATCCGGATGCTGCGGTACTTCGTCGTCGTGGCGGAGGAACTGCACTTCAGCCGTGCGGCCCAGCGGCTCTTCATCGCGCAGCAGGCGTTGAGTCGCGACATCCGCCGGCTCGAGGATCGCCTCGGCGCGCGGCTCTTCGATCGCACCACTCGCCGGGTCGAACTGACGCCGTCCGGGCAGAAGCTGCTCGCCAGGGCCCGTGAGCTGATCAGCTTGCACGACCTCACCGTGCATGAGTTGCGCGGCTTCGCCCCGTCGATGACAGTCGACGTGGTCGGCCCGGGGCTCACGCCCACGCTCGTGCTCGCGGCTGCCCGAGGGATCGCGCCGGAGCTGGAGTTCTTCGTTCGCTTCCACACCGGTACCGAGGCGGCCGTACCGCTGGTGCAGGCCGACCGTCTCGACGTCACCTTCGGCCGGCATCCCGGGCCGGCCGAAGGTCTGCGTCAGCGTGTCGTCCGGTACGAACCACTGGCCGTCTTGCTGCCTGAAAGCAACCCGCTCGCCGCCCGCGCCGAGATATCGCTGCAGGACCTGCAGGGGACCGGATTGTGTTACCGGGCGGGGAATCACGCCACCCCCGCCTGGGATCACGCGATCCTGCAGCTGCTCGCGCCATGGGGTGTCGACCGGACGCTCGCGCATCCGCATGTCGAGGGCGGCGCGGATGAGCTCGCGCAGCACATCCGCGACCGGAACTCCCCGATCCTGACGATGAGCACCCAGCCGCCGGTCCCGGGCGCGGTACTGCGCCCGGTCGTCGACCCCGTGATCCTCTATCCGTGGTCGATGATCTGGCGGGCCGACCTCGCTCACCCCGCGCTCGACGCCCTCAACGCGGCGATCGACCAACTCGCCACTGACGACTGGCTCGCCGTCCCCGAGAACGCCTGGCTGCCTGAGCCCGAGGGCCGCGGGCATAACGACAGGAGGTAG
- a CDS encoding alpha/beta fold hydrolase has product MTTQTVLTLDVDDARLYYELRGTGPLVVLVGAPMDADSFAPLADLLATDYTVLTTDPRGINRSPLDNPDQDSTPAQRAADLAALITHVGAGPAIALGSSGGAVSVLALAELYPDSVSRVIAHEPPLLNLLDDRVEQNALSEDLRATYLSGDVVGAWEKFFAQANIFLPPGMAAEMFGGERDTQSMVDERFWFGHELGPSVSWEPRLDTLRDGPVRIVVGIGEESGGQLCERTSTALAAGLGVEPTRFPGGHTGFADDPATFEPVLRAVLAEG; this is encoded by the coding sequence ATGACTACACAGACCGTTTTGACCCTCGACGTCGACGATGCCCGCCTGTACTACGAACTGCGCGGCACCGGCCCACTCGTCGTACTGGTCGGCGCTCCGATGGATGCCGACTCCTTCGCGCCACTGGCCGACCTGCTGGCCACCGACTACACCGTGCTGACGACCGACCCGCGCGGGATCAACCGCAGCCCGCTCGACAACCCCGACCAGGACTCGACTCCCGCGCAGCGGGCTGCCGACCTGGCTGCTCTGATCACCCACGTCGGCGCCGGGCCCGCCATCGCGCTCGGGTCGAGCGGCGGGGCGGTCAGTGTGCTCGCGCTCGCGGAGCTCTACCCCGACTCGGTCAGCAGGGTGATCGCGCACGAGCCGCCGCTGCTCAACCTGCTCGACGACCGGGTCGAGCAGAACGCGCTGTCAGAGGACCTCCGCGCGACCTACCTGTCGGGCGACGTGGTCGGTGCGTGGGAGAAGTTCTTCGCGCAGGCGAACATCTTCCTGCCGCCGGGCATGGCCGCGGAGATGTTCGGCGGCGAGCGCGACACGCAGTCGATGGTGGACGAGCGGTTCTGGTTCGGGCACGAACTCGGGCCGAGCGTCAGCTGGGAGCCCCGGCTCGACACCCTGCGAGACGGGCCGGTCCGCATCGTGGTCGGCATCGGCGAGGAGTCGGGCGGCCAGCTCTGCGAGCGCACCTCGACCGCGCTCGCGGCTGGTTTGGGGGTCGAGCCGACCCGTTTCCCAGGCGGGCACACCGGGTTCGCCGATGACCCGGCGACCTTCGAGCCGGTACTTCGGGCAGTGCTCGCCGAGGGGTGA
- a CDS encoding superoxide dismutase codes for MTTKYTLPDLGYDYGALAPSIAGEIMELHHSKHHQTYVNALNDTLEKLAAARESGDFGSIVGLEKTLAFNLGGHVNHSIFWKNLSPDGGDKPDGELAAALDESFGSFDAFQAHFTAAATTIQGSGWAILGWDALQGQLLIHQLYDQQGNLPAGQIPIVMLDMWEHAFYLQYKNVKPDYVKAWWNVVNWADAQARFDAARTNAGGLITVA; via the coding sequence TTGACCACGAAGTACACGCTTCCGGACCTCGGCTACGACTACGGCGCGCTGGCGCCGAGCATCGCGGGCGAGATCATGGAGCTGCACCACTCGAAGCACCACCAGACCTACGTCAACGCCCTGAACGACACCCTGGAGAAGCTGGCCGCGGCCCGCGAGAGCGGTGACTTCGGCTCGATCGTCGGGCTGGAGAAGACGCTCGCCTTCAACCTCGGCGGGCACGTCAACCACTCCATCTTCTGGAAGAACCTCTCCCCGGACGGCGGCGACAAGCCGGACGGCGAGCTGGCCGCGGCGCTGGACGAGTCGTTCGGTTCGTTCGACGCCTTCCAGGCCCACTTCACCGCTGCCGCGACCACCATCCAGGGGTCCGGCTGGGCCATCCTCGGCTGGGACGCGCTGCAGGGCCAGCTGCTCATCCACCAGCTGTACGACCAGCAGGGCAACCTGCCCGCCGGGCAGATCCCGATCGTGATGCTGGACATGTGGGAGCACGCCTTCTACCTGCAGTACAAGAACGTGAAGCCGGACTACGTCAAGGCCTGGTGGAACGTCGTCAACTGGGCCGACGCCCAGGCCCGCTTCGACGCGGCCCGCACCAACGCCGGCGGCCTGATCACCGTCGCCTGA
- a CDS encoding YdeI/OmpD-associated family protein, with translation MKFTTTIAGTTVTGIEVPAEVIEALGQGKKPPVVVTLNGYTYRNSVAVMGGRYMVALSVKHREAAGVAGGDEVDVEIALDDQPREVEVPADFAAALDAEPKARAFFDGLSYSQRSWFVLGIEEAKKPETRANRITKAVERLASGRGQR, from the coding sequence ATGAAGTTCACGACGACGATCGCCGGTACGACGGTGACCGGGATCGAGGTGCCGGCCGAGGTGATCGAGGCGCTCGGCCAGGGGAAGAAGCCGCCGGTGGTGGTGACCTTGAACGGCTACACGTACCGCAACTCGGTGGCGGTGATGGGCGGACGGTACATGGTCGCGCTGAGCGTCAAGCACCGCGAGGCGGCGGGTGTGGCCGGGGGCGATGAGGTCGACGTGGAGATCGCGCTCGATGATCAGCCGCGCGAGGTCGAAGTACCGGCGGATTTCGCTGCCGCTCTCGACGCCGAGCCGAAGGCCCGGGCGTTCTTCGACGGTTTGTCCTACAGCCAGCGCAGCTGGTTCGTCCTCGGCATCGAGGAGGCGAAGAAGCCGGAGACCCGCGCCAACCGGATCACCAAAGCAGTTGAACGCCTAGCCTCCGGCCGCGGCCAGCGCTGA